The Nitrospirota bacterium nucleotide sequence CGGGGGCTCCCGCGCGAGGTCAAGATCACGGTCTTCTCCCAGGACCGGAGCCCGTCGCACGCCACCTACCGCGACCTGCTCGACAGCTACCGCCAGGCGACCGACAAGCTGAAGGTGGAGTTCGTGGACCCGGAGCGGCAGCCGGGCGTGGCCAGACAGTACGGCGTCACCCGCGTGGACACGGCCGTCGTCGAGAGCGGCGCCCAGACGACCAGGATCACCGCCCCGTCGGAAGCCGAGCTGACCGGCGCGCTGATCCGCGTCTCGAAGGACGCGAAGAAGAAGGTCCGGTTCCTGGAGGGGCACGGAGAGCGGAGCATCGCCGACCAGGAACGGAACGGGCTCTCGGTCGCCAAGGAGGCGCTCACGAAACAGGGCTATGAGGTGGAGCCGCTCTCCCTCCTCCAGGCCAGCTCGGTGCCGGAGGACACCTCCGTGCTGGTGCTGGCCGGACCCAGGCGGCCGGTGACCCAGGAGGAGAAGGAGCGCATCGTCCAGTACGTGGCCGGTGGGGGGCGGGTCCTGATCCTGCTGGACCCGGACTCCCAGGCCGAGCTCGACGACCTGCTGCGCCGCTGGGGCGTCAAGGCCGGCAAGGGGGTGCTCGTGGACCTGCAGGACCGGCTCGCGCAGGGCGACCTGACCGCGCTCATGGTCCGGACCTTCACCGAGCACGAGATCACCCAGGACTTCAACTTCGCCGTCCTCTTCCCGCTGTCCCGCCACCTGGCCTTCGATGAGCAGGCCGGCAAGGACTGGGACTTCGTCCCCCTGGCCCGCACCTCCCCGCGGAGCTGGGCCGAGACGAACCTGCAGGGCCGCGTGGTCGGCTTCAGCGAGAAGGAGGACGTGCAAGGCCCTCTCCCGCTGGCCGCGGCCCTGACCCCCAAGAAGGCGCCCGAGGAGGGCAAGCGGCGCGCGGCGCTGGTGGTGGTCGGCAACTCCTCGTTCGCCAGCAACGCCTACGTCAACTTCCCGGGCAACACGGATTTCCTGCTGCACACGATGGGCTGGCTGGCCGAGGAGCGGGAGCTGATCTCGATCACGCCCAAGGAGCCGGCCTTCCGGCCGTTCATCCCCAATCCCACGCAGGAGCGGATCCTGCTCTACGTGCAGGTGCTGCTCCTCCCGTCCCTGACGTTCCTCTGGGGGATGACGACCTGGCGCCGGCGGCGGCGCCTCTGAGCCCATGGGCGAGAGGCAAGGGGTGAGAGGCGAGGGGTCAAGAGCAACGCGAAGCCGACCGTGCCCATTGCCTCCAGCCTCGCACCTCTAGCCCCGATTGGTCTTATGCGACAAGCCTGGCTCACGATCCTGATGGCGCTGGTGCTGGCAGGGTTAGGCGCCTACGTCTACTGGGTCGAGCTGCCCGCCGAGCGGAAACAGGCCGACGCGGAGGCGCAGGAGAAGAAGCTCCTCCCCTTCGAGGAGCGGGAGATCACCGGCCTCACGGTCCGGACCGACGGGAGCGAGGTGGTCCTCGCCGCCGCCGAGCCCCGGACCTGGCGCATCACCGCCCCGATGCAGACCGAGGCGGACGCGCGCGAGGTGGACGCCATGGTCCGGGCGCTCGCGCTGGGCAAGGTCTCGCGGGTCGTGCAGGAGCAGGCGGCGGCGCTCGCGCCCTTCGGCCTCGAGAAGCCGCCCGTGGTGCTGACGGTCTCGGCCGGCTCCCGCCAGGAGACCCTCTCGCTCGGCGACAGCGGCCCGATCTCCTCCACCCTCTACGCCCTGCGCGGGTCGGACCGGAAGGTCCTGCTGACCACGCTCGCCCCCAAGGACTTCCTGAACAAGACGCTGCTGACCTTCCGCAAGAAGGAGGTGCTGCGCCTGGACCAGGGGGAGGTGGACCGGGTGCGGCTGACCTCCGCGGCCGGCGAAATCGTCCTCTACCGCTCCGACCAGGCCTCCCCGCACGGGCCGGCCGCTCCGGCGGCCGGCCGGAAATGGAAGGTGGTCTTCCCGATCGAGGCCGAGGCCGACCAGGCGGAGGCGCGGGGGCTGCTCCTGAAGCTGGAGGACCTCAAGGCGCTGGGCTTCGTCGATCCGGGATCGGAGCAGGCGGCGCTGCTGAAGCGGCTGACGACGCCGGCCGTCAAGATCACCGTCCACACGGCCGGCGGGGACCAGACCGTCAAGCTCTTCCAGCCGGACCCGGCGAGCGGGGAGGCCTACGCCGTCACCGCGCCCGAGGCGCCGGTCTACCGGGTCAGCCCGCAGGCCATCCGGGACTTCACCAAGGAGCTCTTCACCCTCCAGGACAAGCGGCTCCTGGGGATGAACCTCCAGGACGTCGCCATCCTGTCCGTCAAGACCCGCGAGGAGCAGTACGTCCTCATCAACCAGAGCGGAACCTGGGTTCTCGAAGACCAGCCGGCGGAAAAGCTCAACCAGGAGAAGGTGGCCCTCTTCGTGAGCCGGGTCGCGGACCTGCCGGCGGAGATCCGGGTGGTCAAGCAGGCCGGACCACTGGCCCCCTACGGCCTCTCTTCGCCCGCCGCCGAATTCACCGCCACGGGCAAGGACGGCAAGACGAAGGGCCGGCTGATCCTGGGGACCAAGACCGGCGGGCTCGTCTACGCGATCGGCCAGGGGCTCCCGGGCATCCACCAGGCCCGCTCGGACCTCCTCTCCCAGATTCCCGCCAAGCGCGAGCTGCCGGCCGGCGCCGAGCCGGGAGGCGGCACGAAATCATAAACAGTGGTAGGATGCGCCGGACCGAGGGTCGGAACATCGGGCAACCATTCACAAGACAAGGAGGAGGACGAAGGACATGACGACGATGCGACTCGGCATGATGATGGTATTGGCTGCGGCCTTATTCACCA carries:
- a CDS encoding DUF4350 domain-containing protein produces the protein MSRLGTGLGVLGTVLAVGGFVAYSLLPGQLWLATLCEGLALVCLVVFFVLRFETLKAFSARRSTRLGAGSLLMVVLFAAILVIGNFLAARHSHRWDLSETQHFTLAPQTHRVLRGLPREVKITVFSQDRSPSHATYRDLLDSYRQATDKLKVEFVDPERQPGVARQYGVTRVDTAVVESGAQTTRITAPSEAELTGALIRVSKDAKKKVRFLEGHGERSIADQERNGLSVAKEALTKQGYEVEPLSLLQASSVPEDTSVLVLAGPRRPVTQEEKERIVQYVAGGGRVLILLDPDSQAELDDLLRRWGVKAGKGVLVDLQDRLAQGDLTALMVRTFTEHEITQDFNFAVLFPLSRHLAFDEQAGKDWDFVPLARTSPRSWAETNLQGRVVGFSEKEDVQGPLPLAAALTPKKAPEEGKRRAALVVVGNSSFASNAYVNFPGNTDFLLHTMGWLAEERELISITPKEPAFRPFIPNPTQERILLYVQVLLLPSLTFLWGMTTWRRRRRL
- a CDS encoding DUF4340 domain-containing protein, yielding MRQAWLTILMALVLAGLGAYVYWVELPAERKQADAEAQEKKLLPFEEREITGLTVRTDGSEVVLAAAEPRTWRITAPMQTEADAREVDAMVRALALGKVSRVVQEQAAALAPFGLEKPPVVLTVSAGSRQETLSLGDSGPISSTLYALRGSDRKVLLTTLAPKDFLNKTLLTFRKKEVLRLDQGEVDRVRLTSAAGEIVLYRSDQASPHGPAAPAAGRKWKVVFPIEAEADQAEARGLLLKLEDLKALGFVDPGSEQAALLKRLTTPAVKITVHTAGGDQTVKLFQPDPASGEAYAVTAPEAPVYRVSPQAIRDFTKELFTLQDKRLLGMNLQDVAILSVKTREEQYVLINQSGTWVLEDQPAEKLNQEKVALFVSRVADLPAEIRVVKQAGPLAPYGLSSPAAEFTATGKDGKTKGRLILGTKTGGLVYAIGQGLPGIHQARSDLLSQIPAKRELPAGAEPGGGTKS